One part of the Panthera leo isolate Ple1 chromosome D4, P.leo_Ple1_pat1.1, whole genome shotgun sequence genome encodes these proteins:
- the ANP32B gene encoding acidic leucine-rich nuclear phosphoprotein 32 family member B isoform X2 → MKVRELVLDNCKSNDGKIEGLTAEFVNLEFLSLINVGLISVSNLPKLPKLKKLELSDNRIFGGLDMLAEKLPNLTHLNLSGNKLKDISTLEPLKKLEYLKSLDLFNCEVTNLNDYRESVFKLLPQLTYLDGYDREDREAPDSDAEVDGVDEEEEDEEGEDEEDEEDEDGEEEEFDDEDDEDEDEDVEGEDDEDEVSGEEEEFGHDGEVDEDEDEEDEDEDEEEEESGKGEKRKRETDDEGEDD, encoded by the exons ATGAAG GTTCGAGAACTTGTTCTGGACAATTGCAAATCAAATGATGGGAAAATTGAGGGCTTAACAGCTGAATTTGTGAACTTAGAGTTCCTCAGTTTAATAAATGTAGGCTTGATTTCAGTTTCAAATCTCCCCAAACTACCTAAATTGAAAAAG CTTGAGCTCAGTGACAATAGAATCTTTGGAGGTCTGGACATGTTAGCAGAAAAACTTCCAAATCTCACACATCTAAACTTAAGTGGAAATAAGCTGAAAGATATCAGCACCTTGGAACCTTTG aaaaagtTGGAATATCTGAAAAGCCTGGATCTGTTTAACTGTGAGGTTACTAACCTGAATGACTACCGAGAGAGTGTCTTTAAGCTCCTGCCTCAGTTGACCTACCTGGATGGCTATGACCGAGAGGATCGGGAAGCGCCTGACTCAGATGCTGAGGTGGATGGTGTGGATGAAGAAGAGGAGGATGAAG AAGGAGAAGatgaggaggacgaggaggatgAGGATGGTGAGGAGGAAGAGTTTGATGATGAAGACGATGAAGATGAAGACGAAGATGTAGAAGGGGAAGATGATGAAGACGAAGTCAGTGGGGAG GAAGAAGAATTTGGACACGATGGAGAAGTTGATGAAGATGAAGACGAGGAGGATGAAGATGAAGATGAAG aggaggaagaaagtgggaaaggtgaaaagaggaagagagaaacagacgATGAAGGAGAAGATGATTAA
- the ANP32B gene encoding acidic leucine-rich nuclear phosphoprotein 32 family member B isoform X1, with product MDMKRRIHLELRNRTPAAVRELVLDNCKSNDGKIEGLTAEFVNLEFLSLINVGLISVSNLPKLPKLKKLELSDNRIFGGLDMLAEKLPNLTHLNLSGNKLKDISTLEPLKKLEYLKSLDLFNCEVTNLNDYRESVFKLLPQLTYLDGYDREDREAPDSDAEVDGVDEEEEDEEGEDEEDEEDEDGEEEEFDDEDDEDEDEDVEGEDDEDEVSGEEEEFGHDGEVDEDEDEEDEDEDEEEEESGKGEKRKRETDDEGEDD from the exons GTTCGAGAACTTGTTCTGGACAATTGCAAATCAAATGATGGGAAAATTGAGGGCTTAACAGCTGAATTTGTGAACTTAGAGTTCCTCAGTTTAATAAATGTAGGCTTGATTTCAGTTTCAAATCTCCCCAAACTACCTAAATTGAAAAAG CTTGAGCTCAGTGACAATAGAATCTTTGGAGGTCTGGACATGTTAGCAGAAAAACTTCCAAATCTCACACATCTAAACTTAAGTGGAAATAAGCTGAAAGATATCAGCACCTTGGAACCTTTG aaaaagtTGGAATATCTGAAAAGCCTGGATCTGTTTAACTGTGAGGTTACTAACCTGAATGACTACCGAGAGAGTGTCTTTAAGCTCCTGCCTCAGTTGACCTACCTGGATGGCTATGACCGAGAGGATCGGGAAGCGCCTGACTCAGATGCTGAGGTGGATGGTGTGGATGAAGAAGAGGAGGATGAAG AAGGAGAAGatgaggaggacgaggaggatgAGGATGGTGAGGAGGAAGAGTTTGATGATGAAGACGATGAAGATGAAGACGAAGATGTAGAAGGGGAAGATGATGAAGACGAAGTCAGTGGGGAG GAAGAAGAATTTGGACACGATGGAGAAGTTGATGAAGATGAAGACGAGGAGGATGAAGATGAAGATGAAG aggaggaagaaagtgggaaaggtgaaaagaggaagagagaaacagacgATGAAGGAGAAGATGATTAA